A stretch of Monomorium pharaonis isolate MP-MQ-018 chromosome 7, ASM1337386v2, whole genome shotgun sequence DNA encodes these proteins:
- the LOC105838087 gene encoding single-stranded DNA-binding protein, mitochondrial, translated as MFRTVILHARNQVVRLNNACYKRYSSQDANETTSIEKCVNSVTLLGRVGADPQKRGSVEHPVVIFSLATHTNYKYETGEFMQKTDWHKVCVFKPNLRDSVYKYLKKGQRAMVNGRISYSEFKDTDGNVSSSTSIIADDIIFFQ; from the exons ATGTTTCGCACA gtTATTTTACATGCACGCAATCAAGTCGTCCGGTTAAACAATGCTTGTTACAAACGATACTCGTCACAAGACGCGAACGAAACCACAAGTATAGAAAAAT gTGTAAATAGTGTAACGTTACTTGGAAGGGTTGGAGCAGACCCTCAAAAACGTGGAAGCGTTGAGCATCCAGTTGTTATATTTTCCCTTGCAACacatacaaattacaaatatgaAACGG GtgaatttatgcaaaaaacaGACTGGCATAAGGTATGTGTCTTTAAGCCTAATTTAAGGGActctgtatataaatatttaaaaaagggtCAACGAGCGATGGTAAATGGTAGAATAAGTTACAGTGAATTTAAAGATACTGATGGAAACGTATCCTCTAGTACATCTATTATAGCAgacgatataatattttttcaataa
- the LOC118644059 gene encoding mitochondrial GTPase 1, which yields MTNTGGKVVANLRQTFVSPNVLRWFPGHMTKGLRQMQQRLKNIDCILEVHDARVPISGRYADFSRTLTGLKPHIFILNKKDLADTRLTKTIVSTLNREGLSNILFTNLKSQHCKDMKQILPLAKKLMLNSQRYNRTAEESFSMMVIGVPNVGKSSLINRLRSNHLHLGKATHVGATAGVTRSVLTHIKISEDPIVYLIDTPGILAPSITDIHAGFKLALVGCLQDHIVGSQLLADYLLFWLNKNNRFEYVEKLDLPEPNDNILHVLTFIAAKLGKTTKVKNVRDGRLEVKPDLKSAADYFISLFRKGALGSYCLDIDLLETSQNREASLA from the coding sequence ATGACGAACACAGGAGGTAAAGTAGTCGCAAATTTGCGACAAACGTTCGTGTCGCCAAATGTGTTACGATGGTTCCCCGGGCATATGACGAAGGGTCTGAGACAGATGCAACAGCGATTGAAAAATATCGATTGTATTCTAGAAGTTCATGACGCGCGAGTGCCAATATCCGGACGTTATGCTGACTTTAGCAGGACTCTGACTGGCTTGAAGCCACACATTttcatattgaataaaaaagacTTGGCTGACACGAGACTTACGAAAACTATAGTTTCTACATTGAACAGAGAAGGACTGTCCAACATACTTTTTACGAATCTGAAGAGTCAACACTGTAAAGACATGAAGCAGATCTTGCCCCTCGCCAAGAAATTGATGTTAAATTCGCAGCGTTACAATAGAACAGCAGAAGAGTCTTTCTCCATGATGGTCATTGGCGTGCCCAATGTTGGAAAGTCTTCTCTGATTAATCGCTTGAGAAGCAATCATCTTCACCTGGGCAAAGCTACTCACGTTGGCGCAACTGCTGGAGTCACACGTTCCGTACTGACtcacataaaaatatctgaagATCCAATAGTATATCTGATTGACACTCCGGGTATCCTAGCTCCTTCTATTACAGACATTCATGCTGGTTTCAAGTTGGCATTAGTGGGGTGTCTACAGGATCATATAGTGGGATCGCAACTACTTGCAGATTATCTACTGTTCTGGCTAAATAAGAACAATCGTTTTGAATACGTAGAGAAATTAGATTTGCCAGAACCAAATGACAATATATTGCATGTGCTTACGTTTATTGCCGCAAAGTTGGGGAAAACTACAAAAGTAAAGAACGTCCGCGACGGACGATTAGAAGTCAAGCCCGATTTAAAATCTGCAGCGGATtactttattagtttatttaggAAAGGAGCTTTAGGATCTTATTGTTTAGATATAGATTTACTAGAAACGTCACAAAACCGTGAAGCTAGCTTAGCctga
- the LOC105832375 gene encoding T-complex protein 1 subunit theta, which translates to MAMHIPKAPGMAQMLKDGARYFSGLEEAVYRNITACKQFADTVRSAYGPNGMNKMVINHIEKLFVTNDAVTIVNELEVEHPAAKLLVLASKMQEAEAGDGTNFVIIFAGELLHAAEGLLRLGITTSEIIEGYENVLNKALEILPTLIVHEVKDVRNEEQVRKGIRSTIMSKQYGNEDVLAHLVTKACISILPEKTTFNVDNVRVCKILGGGLGNSQVMQGMVFKRQVEGDVTKKICANIAVYTCAVDIIQTETKGTVLIKSADELLKFSRGEESLLENQIKAIADSGANVVVSGGKFGSMALHYMNKYNLMAVRIPSKFDVRRLCKTVGATALSKLVPPSKEELGYADSVYIDELGDTIVVVFKLEGCESRVSTVIVRGSTENYMDDIERAIDDGVNTFKGITKDGRFVPGAGATEIELAAQLAAYADTLPGLQQYAAHKFATALEVFPKTLAESSGVRASELVSKLYAAHKEGKKNYGFDIDSESAALVDTVKVGILDLYLTKQWAIKYAVGAACTVLKVDQIIMAKRAGGPKVPAGGARGDEDD; encoded by the exons ATGGCTATGCACATACCGAAGGCGCCCGGCATGGCGCAGATGCTCAAGGATGGAGCCCGC tACTTTTCTGGCCTCGAAGAAGCAGTCTATAGAAATATCACAGCCTGCAAACAATTTGCGGATACTGTAAGGAGTGCATATGGTCCTAATGGCATGAATAAGATGGTCATTAATCATATTGAGAAGCTGTTTGTCACTAATGATGCAGTGACAATTGTCAATGAGTTAGAAGTTGAACATCCAGCTGCCAAGTTATTAGTCTTGGCATCAAAAATGCAGGAAGCTGAAGCAGGAGATGGAACAAACTTTGTTATTATCTTCGCTGGAGAGCTGCTTCATGCTGCAGAAGGATTGCTTCGTTTG ggCATTACAACTTCAGAGATTATTGAAGGTTACGAGAATGTTTTGAACAAAGCACTTGAAATCTTACCGACCCTAATTGTTCACGAAGTGAAAGATGTACGAAACGAGGAACAAGTGAGGAAGGGAATCAGGAGTACTATTATGAGTAAACAGTATGGAAATGAAGATGTCCTTGCTCATCTTGTCACTAAAGCTTGCATCTCCATTTTACCGGAAAAAACGACATTTAACGTCGATAATGTACGAGTTTGTAAGATACTCGGAGGCGGTTTGGGCAACTCTCAAGTGATGCAAGGTATGGTATTCAAGCGTCAAGTGGAGGGAGATGTTACGAAGAAAATCTGTGCAAACATTGCGGTTTACACCTGTGCTGTTGATATCATTCAAACCGAGACCAAAGGCACCGTATTGATTAAATCGGCCGACGAGCTGTTGAAATTTTCGCGCGGCGAAGAATCGCTACTGGAAAATCAGATCAAAGCGATCGCCGATAGCGGCGCCAATGTGGTGGTGTCCGGTGGAAAATTCGGCAGCATGGCCCTTCACTACATGAACAAGTATAACTTGATGGCCGTTCGTATTCCGAGCAAATTCGACGTCAGACGACTATGCAAGACCGTTGGTGCCACCGCGCTCTCTAAGCTG gtGCCTCCATCGAAAGAAGAGTTAGGATATGCTGATTCGGTGTACATAGATGAATTAGGCGACACCATAGTAGTAGTATTTAAACTGGAGGGATGTGAGAGCCGTGTTAGCACCGTAATTGTGCGTGGTTCGACCGAGAATTATATGGACGACATCGAACGCGCGATTGATGATGGTGTCAATACCTTCAAAGGTATTACGAAAGACGGCAGATTCGTCCCAGGAGCGGGTGCTACGGAAATCGAACTCGCTGCACAGCTGGCAGCGTATGCGGATACGCTACCCGGTCTCCAGCAGTATGCCGCGCACAAATTCGCCACTGCTTTGGAGGTATTTCCGAAAACATTGGCCGAAAGCAGCGGTGTTCGCGCGTCCGAACTTGTATCGAAGCTTTACGCTGCGCATaaggaaggaaagaaaaactATGGTTTTGACATCGAT AGTGAAAGCGCAGCTTTGGTTGATACTGTCAAGGTGGGAATTTTGGATTTGTATCTAACAAAGCAATGGGCGATCAAATACGCGGTTGGTGCAGCATGTACGGTTCTCAAAGTGGATCAAATTATTATGGCAAAACGAGCGGGTGGTCCAAAAGTTCCAGCGGGAGGCGCTCGAGGCGATGAAGACGATTAA